A genomic stretch from Marinimicrobium sp. C6131 includes:
- a CDS encoding ABC transporter ATP-binding protein — protein MPSTPIGPDNAMTETLLHIDRLSVQFRTGDAYKTVVSGVSLAIAKGETLALVGESGSGKSVTAQSILRLLPEHSARYTDGAIHFAGQDLLRLPERDLLPIRGARISMIFQEPMTSLSPLHSIEKQLAEALFLHNGTARKNARPTVLKWLHRVGLRNPEQRLDALPHELSGGERQRVMIAMALINEPDLLIADEPTTALDVTIQAQVLKLIQDLQQELNMAVLFITHDLAIVRQLADRVTIMQSGEVVETGPTRDVFHQPKHEYTRRLLDAEPRGEPEPVPDDAPTILSADQMRVWFPMTRGVFKRVYDHVKAVDDISLSVRAGETLGIVGESGSGKTTLGRALLRLIGSRGDIWFNEEGEQRFNLNALDHKAMRPLRRRLQIIFQDPYGSLSPRMSVSQIIAEGLRVHTSMSADELDREVVRAMEAVQLDPATRHRYPGEFSGGQRQRIAIARALILDPKLLILDEPTSALDRSVQKDIIDLLRRLQRERRLSYLFVSHDLSVVRALSHRVMIMKAGKVVESGDAKAVFEAPKAEYTRQLMAAIPTL, from the coding sequence ATGCCCTCGACCCCAATCGGACCCGATAACGCCATGACCGAAACGCTACTCCATATTGACCGATTGTCCGTCCAGTTCCGCACCGGAGATGCCTATAAGACCGTGGTCTCCGGAGTCAGCCTGGCCATTGCCAAAGGCGAAACACTCGCTCTGGTGGGGGAAAGCGGTTCCGGCAAATCCGTTACCGCCCAATCCATTCTCCGATTGCTACCGGAGCACAGTGCGCGTTACACCGACGGCGCGATTCATTTCGCAGGACAGGACTTACTGCGTCTGCCTGAACGGGATCTTCTCCCGATTCGGGGCGCGCGCATCAGTATGATTTTCCAGGAACCGATGACCAGCCTCAGTCCGTTGCACAGCATCGAAAAACAGCTGGCCGAAGCACTGTTTCTGCACAATGGCACGGCCCGCAAAAATGCCCGCCCCACGGTATTGAAGTGGTTACACCGGGTCGGCCTGCGCAACCCCGAGCAACGACTCGACGCCCTGCCCCACGAACTCAGTGGCGGTGAACGCCAACGGGTGATGATCGCCATGGCCCTGATCAACGAGCCGGACCTGTTGATTGCCGATGAGCCGACCACGGCACTGGATGTCACCATTCAGGCGCAGGTATTGAAGCTGATTCAGGATCTGCAGCAAGAGCTGAACATGGCGGTGCTGTTCATCACTCACGATCTGGCCATTGTCCGTCAACTCGCGGATCGGGTCACGATCATGCAATCGGGCGAAGTGGTTGAAACCGGGCCGACCCGGGACGTTTTCCACCAGCCCAAACATGAGTACACCCGTCGGCTGCTTGACGCCGAACCCAGAGGCGAGCCCGAGCCGGTTCCCGATGATGCCCCGACGATTTTAAGCGCCGATCAGATGCGCGTCTGGTTCCCCATGACCCGAGGCGTCTTCAAACGTGTGTATGATCATGTCAAGGCGGTGGACGATATCAGCCTGTCCGTTCGCGCCGGGGAAACCCTGGGTATTGTGGGCGAAAGCGGCTCCGGAAAAACCACACTGGGCCGCGCCCTGCTGAGGCTGATCGGTAGCCGGGGCGATATCTGGTTCAACGAGGAAGGCGAACAGCGCTTTAATCTCAACGCTCTGGATCACAAAGCGATGCGACCACTGCGGCGGCGTCTGCAGATTATCTTTCAGGACCCCTACGGCAGCCTGAGCCCGCGCATGTCAGTCAGCCAGATTATCGCCGAGGGACTGCGGGTACACACCTCAATGAGTGCCGACGAACTGGACCGCGAGGTGGTACGCGCCATGGAGGCGGTGCAGTTGGACCCCGCCACTCGCCACCGCTATCCCGGCGAGTTTTCCGGCGGCCAGCGTCAGCGCATTGCCATTGCCCGGGCGCTGATACTCGACCCCAAGTTACTGATTCTGGATGAACCCACGTCAGCGCTGGACCGATCGGTTCAGAAAGACATTATCGACCTGTTACGCCGCTTGCAACGCGAGCGGCGCCTGAGTTATCTGTTTGTGAGTCATGACTTGAGTGTGGTTCGGGCCCTGAGTCATCGGGTGATGATCATGAAGGCCGGCAAGGTGGTAGAATCGGGCGATGCAAAAGCCGTATTCGAAGCGCCCAAAGCCGAATATACTCGCCAGTTAATGGCGGCAATCCCCACGCTTTGA
- a CDS encoding general secretion pathway protein GspF, which produces MAKRQAPLHPDAPLLLDGHHRPMTRRELISHGFKAGAGTIVGGSLSGLIVNSALAQEVNLANDIEQLRQDCGIASTGAGKIPFICFDLAGGANMAGSNVLVGGPGGQLDFLSTAGYSKQGLPGDMTPQSSTEDFVNTDLGLAFHSDSQMLAGILERAGARTELVNGCVIPARSENDTGNNPHNPMYGINRAGANGELLALIGSRANDSGGNSLAPASLINPEVRPTKVDQPSDVTGLVDTGDLVNMLSQEDTVRVMESMTRMSRARLNNLNFGTTEDEQLKELLSCGYVKSADLAARFGDPASIDPEADPDIIGPNGIFSEAEFMGDREFRKTASVMKLVVEGRAGAGTVTMGGYDYHTGDRATGEIRDLRAGRCIGACLEYAARKGVPIMVYVFSDGSVFSNGMIDDSPEGRGKGVWTGDNQQTAASFFLVYNPNGRPQLLESNGGPEVHQQIGYMRPSGDVETASTPAANNVNLLVETVVLNYMALHGEQGQFANEDKFPRNGLGNAAMMDRLTAFQPICNGTIDNPA; this is translated from the coding sequence ATGGCTAAACGACAGGCTCCTCTGCACCCGGATGCGCCCCTGCTGCTGGACGGTCACCACCGGCCCATGACCCGGCGGGAGCTGATCTCTCACGGCTTCAAAGCCGGCGCCGGTACGATAGTCGGCGGCTCGTTGAGCGGACTGATCGTCAACTCCGCCCTGGCCCAAGAGGTGAATCTGGCCAACGATATCGAGCAACTGCGCCAGGACTGCGGCATCGCCAGCACCGGAGCGGGCAAGATCCCGTTTATCTGCTTTGACCTGGCCGGGGGCGCCAATATGGCGGGCTCCAACGTGCTGGTGGGCGGCCCCGGAGGCCAGTTGGATTTCCTGAGCACGGCCGGCTACAGCAAGCAGGGACTGCCGGGGGATATGACACCCCAATCCTCCACCGAGGATTTTGTGAACACCGACCTGGGGTTGGCGTTTCACAGCGACAGCCAGATGCTCGCCGGTATCCTGGAGCGGGCCGGCGCTCGCACTGAATTGGTCAACGGCTGTGTGATTCCGGCCCGCTCGGAGAACGACACGGGTAATAACCCCCACAACCCCATGTACGGCATCAACCGCGCCGGTGCCAACGGCGAGCTGCTGGCGCTGATCGGCTCCCGGGCCAACGACTCCGGTGGCAACTCCCTGGCGCCCGCCTCCCTGATCAACCCGGAAGTGCGCCCCACCAAGGTGGATCAGCCCAGTGACGTCACCGGTCTGGTGGATACCGGGGATCTGGTCAACATGCTCAGCCAGGAAGACACCGTGCGGGTGATGGAATCCATGACCCGTATGAGCCGGGCACGGCTGAACAACCTGAATTTTGGCACCACCGAAGATGAACAGCTCAAGGAACTGCTGAGTTGTGGCTACGTAAAAAGCGCCGATCTGGCGGCCCGCTTCGGCGACCCGGCCTCCATCGACCCGGAAGCGGACCCGGACATCATCGGCCCCAACGGCATCTTCTCGGAAGCCGAATTCATGGGTGATCGGGAGTTCCGCAAAACCGCCTCGGTCATGAAACTGGTGGTGGAGGGCCGCGCGGGTGCGGGCACCGTCACCATGGGGGGCTACGACTACCACACCGGCGACCGGGCTACCGGCGAAATCCGCGACCTGCGCGCCGGACGCTGCATCGGCGCCTGCCTGGAGTACGCGGCGCGCAAGGGTGTGCCGATCATGGTGTATGTGTTCAGCGATGGCTCGGTATTCAGCAACGGCATGATCGATGATTCCCCGGAGGGGCGCGGCAAAGGCGTCTGGACCGGTGACAATCAACAGACCGCGGCGTCCTTCTTCCTGGTGTACAACCCGAATGGTCGTCCGCAGCTGCTGGAATCCAATGGCGGGCCTGAGGTGCATCAGCAGATCGGCTACATGCGTCCCAGCGGCGACGTGGAAACCGCCTCCACGCCAGCGGCCAACAACGTCAACCTGCTGGTGGAGACGGTCGTGCTCAACTACATGGCGCTGCACGGCGAGCAGGGTCAGTTCGCCAATGAGGACAAGTTTCCCCGCAATGGCCTGGGTAATGCCGCCATGATGGATCGACTGACGGCGTTCCAGCCAATCTGTAATGGCACTATCGATAATCCTGCATAA
- a CDS encoding NfeD family protein, producing the protein MRWNRRGFTLLRPGLLLWLALLMLGAFGLQAQETDDNASGGPHVAELTIDGPIGPATKDYILRSIGTAHEAGAHAVLIRMDTPGGLDAATRDMIKGILAAPLPVITYVHPAGARAASAGTYILYGSHVAAMTPSTSLGAATPVQMGGLPTPPSGEQESGNEGDEESEEASPEESSQPGSAMERKAINDSVAFIRGLAERYDRNADWAEKAVREALSLTASEALEQNVIDVLADNREDLLAQLDGREVKLESGPFTLQTAGLPIVNYAPDWRSELLGIITNPQIASILLLIGVYGLILEGYNPGAMVPGVVGIICLLLGLYALQVLPVNYAGLALIVLGGILILAEAFLPSFGVLGIGGVIALVMGSIMLVDTDVPGMEVSYEIVGAVAAVGSLAVLGIITMVGRSLRMPRKDVSHAMVGRVAEVTQVSEEHATVRIDGEFWTVSSDQPLKPGDTVEVVSQDGLHLTVRPTGQ; encoded by the coding sequence ATGAGATGGAATCGACGCGGTTTTACCTTGTTACGGCCGGGGCTGCTGCTCTGGCTCGCCCTGTTGATGCTGGGCGCCTTCGGCCTGCAGGCCCAGGAAACGGACGATAACGCGTCCGGTGGCCCCCATGTGGCCGAACTCACCATTGACGGACCCATCGGGCCTGCCACCAAAGACTATATTCTGCGCTCCATCGGTACCGCCCACGAAGCCGGCGCTCATGCCGTGCTGATACGGATGGACACCCCCGGCGGTCTGGACGCTGCTACCCGCGACATGATCAAAGGCATTCTCGCCGCCCCCCTGCCGGTGATCACCTACGTGCACCCCGCCGGTGCCCGCGCCGCCAGTGCCGGCACTTATATCCTGTACGGCAGCCATGTCGCCGCCATGACCCCCTCCACCAGCCTGGGGGCTGCCACCCCGGTGCAGATGGGCGGCCTGCCCACACCGCCCAGCGGCGAGCAGGAATCGGGCAATGAGGGCGATGAGGAATCCGAAGAGGCGTCCCCGGAGGAGTCTTCACAGCCCGGCAGCGCCATGGAACGCAAGGCGATCAATGACTCGGTGGCGTTTATTCGGGGCTTGGCCGAACGCTATGACCGCAACGCCGATTGGGCCGAGAAGGCCGTCCGTGAAGCGCTCAGCCTGACCGCCAGTGAAGCGTTGGAACAGAATGTGATTGACGTGCTTGCGGACAATAGGGAAGACCTTCTTGCTCAACTCGACGGCCGCGAGGTCAAACTGGAAAGTGGTCCGTTCACACTTCAAACGGCGGGGCTTCCCATCGTGAATTACGCACCGGACTGGCGCAGTGAGTTACTGGGCATTATCACCAATCCGCAGATTGCCTCGATTCTGCTGTTGATCGGGGTCTACGGGCTGATACTGGAAGGTTACAACCCGGGGGCCATGGTGCCCGGTGTGGTCGGTATCATCTGCCTGCTGCTCGGGCTCTATGCGCTGCAGGTGCTGCCGGTGAACTATGCGGGGCTGGCGCTGATCGTGCTCGGCGGCATACTCATACTGGCGGAAGCGTTTCTGCCCAGCTTCGGGGTGCTCGGTATAGGCGGAGTGATCGCTCTGGTGATGGGTTCCATCATGCTGGTGGATACCGATGTGCCGGGCATGGAAGTGTCCTATGAAATTGTGGGCGCTGTCGCTGCGGTGGGGTCTCTCGCCGTTCTGGGGATCATCACCATGGTCGGTCGCAGTTTGCGAATGCCGCGCAAGGATGTCAGCCACGCCATGGTGGGGCGGGTTGCGGAAGTGACCCAGGTGAGCGAAGAACATGCAACGGTTCGTATTGATGGCGAGTTCTGGACGGTGTCCAGCGATCAACCGCTGAAACCTGGCGACACGGTGGAGGTGGTGTCGCAGGACGGTTTGCACTTGACGGTACGCCCTACCGGTCAGTAA
- a CDS encoding CPXCG motif-containing cysteine-rich protein codes for MSEQIEKNIHCPYCDEVITLLIDPSISEQSYVEDCHVCCQPISVDVVIDETEAVEVYARQENE; via the coding sequence ATGTCTGAACAGATCGAGAAAAATATCCACTGCCCTTATTGCGATGAAGTCATCACCCTGCTGATTGATCCGTCAATCAGCGAGCAGTCCTATGTGGAGGACTGCCACGTATGCTGTCAGCCCATCAGTGTGGATGTCGTGATTGATGAGACCGAGGCGGTGGAGGTGTATGCCCGGCAGGAGAATGAGTGA
- a CDS encoding slipin family protein, translated as MLYEYFFGLLITFVVLLLAYAIRILREYERGVVFMLGRFQKVKGPGLVIIIPFIQTMEKVDLRTIVMDVPSQDVISRDNVSVKVNAVVYFRVVDPEKAIINVEQYYEAVSQLAQTTLRSVLGKHELDEMLSERDKLNQDIQEILDQSSDTWGIKVSNVEIKHVDLDESMIRAIARQAEAERSRRAKIIHAEGESQAAAKLTDAAVELSRNPNAMTLRYLQTLIDIAGEKNSTIVFPLPVDMLGSIMEQFKSKS; from the coding sequence ATGTTATACGAATATTTCTTTGGTTTACTCATCACTTTTGTGGTGCTGCTGCTCGCTTATGCGATTCGCATTCTGCGCGAGTATGAACGGGGCGTGGTGTTTATGCTGGGCCGCTTTCAGAAGGTCAAAGGCCCCGGCCTGGTCATCATCATTCCTTTCATCCAGACCATGGAAAAGGTGGACTTGCGCACCATCGTCATGGATGTGCCGAGTCAGGACGTGATCAGCCGGGACAACGTATCGGTAAAGGTAAATGCGGTGGTTTACTTCCGGGTGGTTGACCCGGAGAAGGCCATCATCAATGTGGAACAGTACTACGAAGCCGTCAGTCAGCTGGCTCAGACCACGCTGCGCTCGGTACTGGGTAAACACGAGCTGGATGAAATGCTCTCCGAGCGCGACAAGCTGAACCAGGATATTCAGGAAATTCTGGATCAGAGTTCCGACACCTGGGGTATCAAAGTCAGCAACGTGGAAATCAAGCATGTCGACCTGGATGAGAGCATGATCCGGGCGATTGCCCGACAGGCCGAGGCCGAGCGCTCACGGCGCGCGAAAATCATTCACGCCGAGGGTGAGTCACAGGCCGCAGCCAAACTGACCGACGCCGCCGTCGAGCTGTCGCGCAACCCCAATGCGATGACGCTGCGCTACCTGCAGACGCTGATTGATATTGCGGGCGAGAAAAACTCCACCATCGTATTCCCCCTGCCGGTGGATATGCTGGGCAGCATCATGGAGCAGTTCAAGTCCAAATCGTGA